A genomic window from Camelus ferus isolate YT-003-E chromosome X, BCGSAC_Cfer_1.0, whole genome shotgun sequence includes:
- the LOC116661865 gene encoding protein FAM47A-like: MADKKWLLGPGPLEPMPLGMNCKPWYRDKLPSKCFAKHKKALLKFPTSLDGRRWVFVKEGLADFRKGCPPCEDVIPGGPEEGFVPVIAHRVPQLGPKKGQRKLPKTANLSSTLSPAQPARKAFVEDIEAHLTEHPLALYPNLEEDLPADLLLKVLEVLDPDRKLKDTWAYCEGPRKRTKPSTKLRKKRPAKVYVEPIERAPKSYPSSLHYKDRKPSSFLEFLEKIADSHPASLHHEGKKSSIDPEPLEQAPESKPASLHHKRKKAHIYLEFFKKAPESHPVSLHQEDKSNIHPELLEKAPESHPASLHHEDKSNIHPELLEKAPESHPASLHHEGRKSSICPEPLEKAPESHPASLHHERRKSSINPELLEKAPESHPASLHHERRKSSIYPEPLEKAPESHPASLHHERRKSSIYPEPLEKAPESHPASLHHERRKSSIYQEPLEKAPESHPASFHHEGRKSSIHLEPLEKPPESRRSSFHHEDKKSSIHLEPLEKPPESRRSSFHHEDKKSSIHLEPLEKPPESRRSSFHHEDKKSSIHLEPLEKPPESRRSSFHHEDKKSGIYPEPLEKPPESHPASLHHEDSNSSIYSEPPEKAPESHRSSLHRKDRKSSRKDSLTDPRTSRKIPKGIRQFCKWVATFGDLGIDEEFIMKKCEVKCECPPTYGTGCIKKVTKVPSEVKHCIGLNEMEERKFSIEERNWERKLQKPENPYKPNWVKMRYGAWYLKPKLWKKLINDEPLTDPKGLLGTQGGCFGRRLPEQDILEDLYGTIAFKDYILSKGYEMPDILERLFIRKGWTYDSVKTPIQRVIKMTLNKEEDTCEDG, translated from the coding sequence ATGGCGGACAAGAAGTGGCTGCTAGGACCAGGGCCGCTGGAACCAATGCCCCTGGGCATGAACTGCAAGCCCTGGTACAGAGACAAGTTACCTTCCAAGTGTTTCGCAAAGCACAAGAAGGCGCTCCTGAAGTTCCCCACCTCCCTGGACGGCCGGCGGTGGGTATTTGTGAAAGAGGGGCTGGCCGACTTCCGGAAGGGCTGCCCACCTTGTGAAGATGTGATCCCTGGTGGCCCTGAGGAGGGCTTTGTCCCTGTGATTGCTCACAGAGTTCCCCAGCTGGGCCCCAAAAAGGGTCAGAGAAAGCTGCCCAAGACAGCAAACCTGTCTTCCACGCTCTCGCCAGCCCAGCCAGCACGGAAGGCGTTTGTGGAGGACATCGAAGCCCACCTGACCGAGCATCCCTTGGCTCTCTACCCAAATCTGGAGGAAGATCTACCTGCAGACCTCTTATTAAAGGTACTGGAAGTGCTCGATCCTGACAGGAAGCTGAAGGATACATGGGCTTATTGTGAAGGCCCCAGGAAGAGAACAAAGCCCTCCACAAAGCTTCGTAAAAAACGTCCTGCCAAGGTCTACGTGGAACCTATCGAGAGGGCTCCCAAGTCATATCCATCCAGTTTGCATTATAAGGACAGGAAGCCAAGCAGCTTCCTGGAATTTCTCGAGAAGATTGCTGACTCACATCCAGCCAGTCTGCATCATGAGGGCAAGAAGTCAAGCATCGATCCAGAACCTCTCGAGCAGGCTCCTGAGTCAAAGCCAGCCAGTTTGCATCACAAGCGCAAGAAAGCACACATCTACCTGGAATTTTTCAAGAAGGCTCCTGAGTCACATCCAGTCAGTTTGCATCAGGAGGACAAGTCCAACATCCACCCGGAACTTCTCGAGAAGGCTCCTGAGTCACATCCAGCCAGTTTGCATCATGAGGACAAGTCCAACATCCACCCGGAACTTCTCGAGAAGGCTCCTGAGTCACACCCAGCCAGTTTGCATCACGAGGGCAGGAAGTCAAGCATCTGCCCGGAACCTCTCGAGAAGGCTCCTGAGTCACATCCAGCCAGTCTGCATCACGAGCGCAGGAAGTCAAGCATCAACCCGGAACTTCTCGAGAAGGCTCCTGAGTCACATCCAGCCAGTTTGCATCACGAGCGCAGGAAGTCAAGCATCTACCCGGAACCTCTCGAGAAGGCTCCTGAGTCACATCCAGCCAGTCTGCATCACGAGCGCAGGAAGTCAAGCATCTACCCGGAACCTCTCGAGAAGGCTCCTGAGTCACATCCAGCCAGTTTGCATCACGAGCGCAGGAAGTCAAGCATCTACCAGGAACCTCTCGAGAAGGCTCCTGAGTCACATCCAGCCAGTTTCCATCACGAGGGCAGGAAGTCAAGCATCCACTTAGAACCTCTCGAGAAGCCTCCAGAGTCACGTCGATCCAGTTTCCATCACGAGGACAAGAAGTCAAGCATCCACTTAGAACCTCTCGAGAAGCCTCCAGAGTCACGTCGATCCAGTTTCCATCATGAAGACAAGAAGTCAAGCATCCACTTAGAACCTCTCGAGAAGCCTCCAGAGTCACGTCGATCCAGTTTCCATCATGAAGACAAGAAGTCAAGCATCCACTTAGAACCTCTCGAGAAGCCTCCAGAGTCACGTCGATCCAGTTTCCATCATGAAGACAAGAAGTCAGGCATCTACCCGGAACCTCTGGAGAAGCCTCCTGAGTCACATCCAGCCAGTCTGCATCATGAGGACAGTAACTCAAGCATTTACTCGGAACCTCCTGAGAAAGCTCCTGAGTCACATCGATCCAGTTTGCATCGTAAGGACAGGAAGTCAAGCAGAAAGGATTCACTCACTGATCCTCGTACTTCTAGAAAAATACCCAAAGGAATTCGTCAATTCTGCAAATGGGTTGCTACTTTTGGGGACTTGGGCATTGATGAAGAGTTCATCATGAAAAAGTGTGAGGTTAAATGTGAGTGCCCACCAACCTATGGTACAGGCTGCATCAAGAAAGTAACCAAGGTTCCTTCAGAGGTCAAACACTGCATAGGGCTAAATgaaatggaggagagaaaatTCTCAATCGAGGAGCGAAACTGGGAGAGGAAACTCCAGAAACCAGAGAATCCTTATAAACCCAACTGGGTGAAGATGAGGTATGGCGCATGGTATCTGAAGCCCAAGTTGTGGAAAAAGCTAATCAATGATGAACCTTTGACGGACCCCAAGGGCTTACTTGGAACTCAAGGCGGGTGTTTTGGAAGGAGGCTTCCTGAACAGGACATTCTTGAAGATCTTTATGGAACAATTGCCTTTAAAGATTACATTCTAAGCAAGGGGTACGAGATGCCAGACATCCTTGAGAGGTTGTTTATCAGGAAGGGATGGACCTATGATTCTGTTAAGACTCCTATACAAAGAGTAATAAAAATGACCTTAAACAAAGAAGAGGATACATGCGAAGATGGTTAG